The Delphinus delphis chromosome 7, mDelDel1.2, whole genome shotgun sequence genome includes a window with the following:
- the NEU4 gene encoding LOW QUALITY PROTEIN: sialidase-4 (The sequence of the model RefSeq protein was modified relative to this genomic sequence to represent the inferred CDS: inserted 4 bases in 3 codons; deleted 1 base in 1 codon), with product MRFIAPQAECAQRQQAHGTNVLAQRPLDPTALRGADSLPSLGGGLASPPLCESERDPRAWGPACPRVDREGERAGLTYRVPSLLPVPPGPTLLAFAEQRLSPDDAHAHRLMQRTGMLAGGSVRCGTTGVLGTAVLDEHRSRDPCPVHVARTASXLLFIAVRGRTREAAQIAAGENAAHLCGVTSRDAGRSWGGARDLTAEAVGGAEQDWATFAVGSSHGIRLCSGRLLVPAYMYRVDRRECFGEICGTGPHSFXRTWHHGGLVPNLRSGEGQLAVGDRGQAGGILYCSAWSPLGSHMQVLSVDEGASFLSGELVLALAGAAGGCQGSIVGFPAPPSSRPENEGCTMGTRNTLHPPHLCPGPQEPPEEEGAGDTRGGGGLGGTEGCGDGSGEPGPGPGLGGNRGTWTPELPVPXSALSQSPTWLLYSHPVGRRAQLHMGICLSRSPLDPHSCPEPWAIHEGPSGYSDLASIRPTPERALTFACLYASGTGVSYEEISFCMFSLQEVLGNVGAGTGHPSLGDKPLGRCWPS from the exons ATGCGTTTCATAGCCCCGCAGGCTGAGTGTGCCCAGCGCCAGCAGGCCCACGGGACAAACGTGCTGGCCCAGAGG CCCCTGGACCCCACTGCGCTGCGGGGAGCAGACTCACTGCCATCCCTGGGTGGGGGCTTGGCCAGCCCACCTTTGTGCGAATCAGAACGGGACCCCCG AGCATGGGGCCCTGCGTGTCCCCGCGTGGACCGTGAGGGCGAGAGGGCCGGCCTGACGTACCGCGTGCCCTCACTGCTGCCCGTGCCCCCCGGGCCCACCCTGCTGGCCTTCGCGGAGCAGCGGCTGAGCCCCGACGACGCCCACGCCCACCGCCTGATGCAGAGGACCGGCATGCTGGCTGGGGGCTCCGTGCGG TGCGGCACCACGGGCGTGCTGGGGACAGCGGTCCTGGACGAGCACCGCTCCAGGGACCCCTGCCCGGTGCACGTCGCGCGCACGGCCAG CTtactcttcatcgccgtgcgcgGCCGCACTCGCGAGGCCGCGCAGATCGCTGCGGGCGAGAACGCCGCGCACCTCTGCGGCGTGACCAGCCGGGACGCGGGGCGCAGCTGGGGTGGCGCGCGGGACCTCACGGCGGAGGCGGTGGGCGGCGCCGAGCAGG aCTGGGCCACGTTTGCCGTCGGCTCCAGCCATGGCATCCGGCTGTGCTCAGGCCGCCTGCTGGTGCCGGCCTACATGTACCGCGTGGACCGGCGAGAGTGCTTTGGTGAGATCTGCGGGACCGGCCCCCACTCCT TCCGCACCTGGCACCACGGGGGCCTCGTGCCCAACCTGCGCTCGGGCGAGGGCCAGTTGGCGGTGGGGGACAGGGGGCAGGCTGGTGGCATCCTCTACTGCAGTGCCTGGAGCCCTCTGGGCAGCCACATGCAGGTGCTCAGTGTAGACGAGGGCGCCTCCTTCCTGTCTGGGGAGCTGGTGCTCGCCCTGGCTGGGGCCGCCGGGGGCTGCCAGGGCAGCATTGTGGGCTTTCCGGCCCCGCCCTCCAGCAGGCCGGAGAATGAGGGGTGCACCATGGGTACCAGGAacaccctccaccctccacacCTCTGCCCTGGGCCCCAGGAACCCCCAGAGGAA GAGGGTGCTGGAGATACCcgagggggcggggggctgggtgGGACGGAGGGATGTGGGGATGGCTCCGGTGAGCCCGGCCCAGGGCCTGGGCTTGGGGGGAACAGGGGGACCTGGACCCCCGAGCTCCCGGTCC CCTCGGCCTTGTCTCAGAGCCCCACATGGCTGCTGTATTCCCACCCGGTGGGGCGCAGGGCACAGCTGCACATGGGCATCTGCCTGAGCCGGTCGCCCCTGGACCCCCACAGCTGCCCGGAGCCCTGGGCGATCCACGAGGGCCCCAGTGGCTACTCTGACCTGGCGTCCATCAGGCCCACCCCCGAGAGAGCCCTGACCTTCGCCTGTCTGTACGCGAGTGGGACCGGGGTCTCCTATGAGGAGATCTCCTTCTGCATGTTCTCCCTGCAGGAGGTCCTGGGGAACGTTGGGGCGGGCACTGGGCATCCCAGCCTTGGGGACAAGCCTCTGGGGCGCTGCTGGCCCTCCTGA